ATGATTCAGAAAAATTTTCACATAAAGCTCAAATCACTAAGAAAATCTCAAGGGGTAAGCCTTTTACAGCTTGCCAATGCCATTGGGAAGACTAAAAGCTATATTTCCATGATTGAAAACAATAAAGCTACCCCTTCCATATCAACACTAAAACAGATTGCATCCTTTTTTGGCCTTACTTTGGCTGAATTTTTTGAAGATGAAGATAATAGGTTGCATATTAATAAAGAGGTTTTTAAATTAGCTGATGATGCGAGGCTTATTTACTCCAAAAAAGGGGAGTACAATCTTTATCTTCTCATTGACAACCCAAAACTAAAAATGAAAACCTACCTCGTAGAATTAATGCCAAATGGTGGATACGAGCAAGAATTAAAGCATGAGGGGGAAGAGCAAGGGTACATACTTGAAGGGAAGATTCAGCTGTCATTAGATGGTATAACTCATGAATTAGAAAAAGATGAGTATTTTTATTTTAACTCATCCAAAAAGCACAAAGTAAAAAACATAAGCAATAAAGTAGCCAAAATCTTCTGGGTTTACCTGCCCTAAAGTTAATCTTTATTTTTTCCAAAAATTGAAAACACTTTCCTTGCAAATCCGGGTTTTCCGTCAAGCTCTTCAAGAAGAGTATCAAGCTCACTATTTTTATAATTTAACATTTTAGCCTTTTTAAGATAATTTAAGGCTGCACTTTTCAGCTCAGCTTTATAATAAATTTTGCCAAGCAAAAAGAAATTTTCACCGTTGTAATCTTCAAGCTTAATCAGCTTCATACAATATTCTTTTGACTCATGAAGCCTTCTTGGTTTTTCCATAAGGCACTTTACTACATTGCGAAGATATCTCGGATTGGTCTCGTCTTTCCTGTATGCATTTAAAAAGCAATCAAGGGCATTATTTATATCCCCCTCTTTAAGGAAATTCACCCCCTTTGCATAGTAAGCTTTAGCAATATCATAATTACTCAAGTTTCTGTTTCTATTTTCTGTAATAGCTATCGTTTTACCATCATAAGAACTTTTTATAGTCTGATAAGCTTCATTAATCTCTTTAAACCTTTCCTGATAGTAAACTTTATCTGTATCACTTATGTTAAATTTACTGTCCGGGTGGAATCTTTTTGATAGCTCTATAAATCGTTTATGGACCTGCTCAAACGAAGCATCCCTTGTCAAACCCAAAGTATCATAGCACTCATTAATATCCATAGCACTCCACACATCTTTTTTTAATAAATATAAATACTTTGGGTATGTGACTTATTTAAAAAAAATTTTTACTTATGTCAAACTTTTTTTTAATCGCATATGACATGACTACAAAAGATTTAGCACCCAATATTAGGTGCTAAATTAGTAATATCATATAATTTTTATACATTCATACCTTTTGAAAGCACTTGCTCTTTTAGCTTTCTCTTTAACACTTTGCCCGTAGCAGTCAAAGGTAACTCATCAACAACATAGATATGTCTTGGCACCTTAAAATTTGCCAAATGCTCTTTTAGAAACTCTTTAATTGCAGCAGGGTCAAGTTTTGCTCCCTCTTTTGGTAAAAGATAAGCTACCGGGACTTCTCCGCTTGCCTTATCTGGAATACCTATAACAGCAGCAGCCTCAACCCCGTCAACGGTATATAACAATTCTTCTATCTCTCTCGGATAAAGGTTTATCCCTTTAACAATTATCAAATCTTTCTTTCTATCAACAATATAAATAAATCCATCTTCATCAAGCCTTGCCATATCCCCGGTAAAAAGCCATCCATTTTTAATTGTCATCTTTGTTACTTCAGGCAGGCCCCAATAACCTTTCATAACATTTGGACCTTTCACAATTAATTCCCCCACTGCACCTACTGGTAATTCTTCTTCGTTATCATCTACCACTTTCACTTCTACCCCAGGCAAAGCTGGCCCAACAGAATAAGCTCTCTGCTCCTCAAGGCGATTAACTGCCACTACAGGGGAAGCTTCAGATAACCCATACCCTTCAATTATCGGTCTTTTAAATTTACCCTCAAATTCTTTCAATATTTCCTCAGGAAGCGGTGCTCCACCACTTACATGTATCCTCACAGGGTATAAAAATTTTATAAACCAGCCTGGAAGCTTTGCTTTACTTAAAGCAGTATATACCTGCGGCACACCAAGAAAAAAGGTAGGACGTTTGAAAAGAAGGACATTTTTAAAGCTCTTCTTTTTAAGCTCCATTACTGACTTTAATATAATTATCGAACACCCAACATAAGTGGGAAGCATAATGCAAGTAGTAAATGCATATGAATGAAACATAGGTAAAAATAATAAAAATCTGTCATTATTTTTAATTTTGAAAGCTTTGTTGCAAGCATCTACATTTGACAATAGATTCATATGAGTAAGCATAGCCCCTTTGGGATTACCTGTTGTCCCTGAAGTATAGATTAAAATAGCGATATCTTCTAAATCCATCTCAGGCACTTCAAAATCAAGAGTCTGGCCTTCGGCAACTTTACTAAGATTAGTCAGATTGCCATCCTGAAAAGAAAATTTATTGACAAGTGAAGGCACATTTAATTCTTTTACTTCACTCCAAAAATTGTCTGAAGTAATCAAAAATTTTGCTTCACAGTTATTTAATATATAGCTTATCTCTTCATCTTTCAAAAATGTGTTTATTGGCACGGCAACAGCACCATTTAAAAATATAGCAAAAATTGAAAATATAAACTCCGGGGAATTTTCAAGAAGCACACCTACCCTATCACCTTTTTTCAAACCCTGCTCTTTCAAGGCGTTAGCATATTTTATTACCAAATCTCTTGTTTGAGAAAATTTATAAACCTTATCCTCAAAAAATATATATTTTTTTGACCCCTTTTTCTTAGCAATAGTCAAAAACATATCCGCTATACTTTTATAATTCATGAAATCCTCCATAAGGTCTTATTCCAAGCTTTCCAAATGTTTCAAGTAGCTTACCGGCAGGAAGCCCCACTACATTGTCATAATCACCATATATCTTTTCCACGAGCAAACTCCCCTTCCCTTGAATTCCGTAAGCGCCTGCTTTATCAAGGGGCTCTTCAGAATCGATATACCAATTGATTATTTCATCATTAAGCTTCTTAAAATATACTTCCGTCTTTTGATAAAACATTTCACATATTTTATGTTTTTTATTTACGACAGCCACACCGGTAATAACTTCATGCATTTTTCCACTTAAAAGTTTTAATATACGTTGAGCATCGTATGCATCTTTAGGCTTACCAATTATCTGGTTATCAAGATATACAATTGTATCAGCCCCCACAATAAAAGCCTCATCATAGATACTTGCAACCCTATACGCCTTCATAGCGGCAATTTTCATAACCTGCTCTTCAACATTAGTATTCTCGTCAAACTTTTCTTCTACCTCTGAAGTAACATATTGGAAATTTATACCTAACTTTGTAAAAATCTCCCGCCTCCTCGGGCTGCCGCTAGCCAGAATAATTTTCTGTAACATCATTCACCTTCATAATATTTTTTATTGTATATTCAACAATTATACCCGTTAAAATTCCGGTTATAAGACCAAGTAGTGAAAAATAAGGGATAATTTTATAAATATCAAGATATTTTATAAAAAAAACTTTAATTACAATAAGTTGAACAATAATATGAAAATATCCTCCTACTGCACCTATTGAAACAGCAGTAATCTTTTTTGAAAATATTTTATATATAATTAACATTATTACAGTAGAAATAATTGTAGATGGCATACTAACTATAATCTTTATAAAAAAGTTACCTGAAATAATAGGTAGCAAAAATGACTTTAATAAAGCTATGTATACAACATATTTTTTTTCATCAAAGATGAATATCCCTATCATAATGGGAATATTTGCAAGTCCAAGTCTTAAAAAGGGGATGGGACTTGGAATAAATATCTCCATAAATCCTAATACTATACACAAAGCTGTCAATATTCCGACAAGGGCACTTTTATTGTGAAATTGCATCAAATTTATTCTCAATACATTTTATTTCAAGAGCTACCTTATTTGGCAGACATACGGCAACCTCTTTACACCTCTCAATAAATTCTGTCTTTATGCAAATTTTATCCCGACAGTCAGATTCAACAAATCTTGCCTTTCCGTCTGTTATCTCAACAATAACATTTTTGCCGTAATCTTTTAAATCGATAAGCCCTTCCCTATTTTTAATTTCAATCTTTTTGTCATCTATATAAAGAAAAAAATGTTTCTCTCCGCTACTCTTGATATTTAAGATTATCATAGACAAAGAAATCAAAAGCAATACTGCGATAATAACAATGTCAAACGGCTTAATTAATTTCAAAATTTTCCCAACCGCAATATTTTAATAGTTTATTATCAAGTGTATAAATCATTACAGGAGTGTTTTCTTTGGCACATATACTTTTTATATCATTTTTTGAGAGAAGAAAAAATACGGTAGCAAGGCCATCAGCTTTTTCCACATTTTCAGCGATAACACTTATACTCTTATAATTGTTTGCATTTTCACCGCTTAAGGCATCAAATATGTGGATATATCGCTTACCATCCTTTTCAAAATAACGCTCATAATTTCCACTGGTAGCTACAGCCTTGTCACTCAAACCGATTACACTTAAAAATTTGCCTTCACCATCAGGGTGTTTGATTGCTATTTTCCATTTTTTCCCATTCTTGTTTCCTGATGCAAAAAGGTCACCACCTGCATTAAAAATAAAGTTGTTTACACCTTTCTGCTTAAGATACCCGCTTGCCTTATCCACAATATAGCCTTTGGCATAAGCACCCATATCTATCCTAATATCTTCACTTTTTATAATTTTGCCATCTTTGATTAAAAATCTATTTTTATGAACTTTTTCAAGTGACTCAGTTAAAGTACTTTCATTCGGCACTTTATATGGCCCTTCAGGAAACCCGTAAAGATAACCGATTGTGCCTACTGAAATATCAAACCTTCCTCCTGAAAGTGTTTTAAAATAATCGTTACGACTTAAAAGGTATTTTATATCATCATCATATTCTGCTGCACCTTTTTCATCTAAATTAAGGGTAAATTTATTTATTTTGCTCTCGAGCGATTCAAGATACCTTAATGCTTCATCCACCTCTTTACTTTTATCTGCATCAAAGGTCACCTCTACGATAGTGCCCATCCAAAAGCCGGTCTTTGATACAAATGTTTGATTACAGGCGGTAATTAACAATAGGGCTAAAGTTGAAAATACAATTTTTTTGAACATTTTTCGCAAAAATCCCTTTTATTTATAACTTCAGTGTAATAACCATCCCTTTTGATAAGCAAATTGCCGCAATCAGGACAATAGCTGTTACCATTATCACCTGCATTGACATTGCCCAAATAAACATAATTTAAATATATTTTTGCTTCTTTATAAAATTCTATCATCTTTTCAATACTTGTGGGAAGCTCAGTGCATTTATAAGTAGGAAAATACCTTGAAATATGAAGGGGTATATCAACACTTATATCTTTTAAAAATTTACACATACGCCTAAAATCATCTATATTATCATTTCTATTAGGTATCAAAAGGAAAGTAACTTCCGTATGGATATTATTTTCAAATAGAGTTTTTATTGTATTTTTGACTGTTTCAAGGTCCCCTTTGACCCATTTGTAAAACTCATCGGTAAACCCCTTCAAATCGATATTGGCAGCATCAATTACCTTAATAAGCTCTAACAGTGGCTCTTTATTTATATTGCCATTACTGACAACTACATTTTTCAAGCCATTATCTCTAAAAGCTTTTCCACAGTCTAACACATATTCAAACCATATTGTAGGCTCGTTATAAGTGTATGCAATCCCTATACTGTTATGTTTTTTCGCCAAATTTACCAAATCTGAAATTGACACTTCCTCTCTAAAAGTTTCCTGTGTGCTGATTGTATAATTTTGGCAAAATTCACATTTCAGATTGCAACCATTTGTACCAATGGATAAAATCTTAGAAGTAGGATAAAAGTGATACAGTGGTTTTTTCTCAATCGGGTCAATATTAACGGATGTAACTTCACCGTAGGATGTCTGATAAAGTCTGCCATCTATATTTTTTCTTATCAGGCATAACCCTGCCCCACCCTTTTTGATTTTACATCTATGGGGGCATAAATTACATCTTACAGCCCCATCTTCAGCAAGTGATTCAAAATAACTTGCCAGTTTTAACATTTACCTGTCTCTTTTTATGACATATTCGGCCAAAAATTCAAGGGCGTCCCTGTATTCATTTTTAGGAAATATATTTAAAAGCTCTTTTGATTTATTTACATAATCATCCACATACCTTTCCGAAGCGGTTTTGATATCATATTTTTTCATCAAGGAGATAATATATGTTAAATCTTCCTCGCTGGCATTTTCAGAGACTATAATATCCCTTAATCTCTGTTTTTCATTCTTGTCAGCCATATCTCTTAACAAAATAAGAGGTAAAGTCATCTTCCCTTCATTCAAATCAGTACCTGGTTTTTTACCTGTTTTTTCAGGGTCACCAAGATAATCAAGAATATCGTCACTCATCTGAAAGGCAAGCCCAACCACTTTGCCAAACTCAGCAAGATTTTTTACTTTTTCATCTTCCAAGCCACCTAAAATCCCACCAATCTCACAGCAAGCAGAAAACAGGACAGCTGTCTTACTAAAAATAATCTTTAAATAATCTTCTATTTTAAGGCTAAACTCTGCAGTTTTGACCAGCTGAAATACTTCCCCTTCACTCATTGTTTTAGCTGCATTTGCCAATATCATCTGCACCCTTGCATCTCCATCCTTTACAAGGTTTATAAAGGCTCTTGAATAAAGAAAATCACCGCAAAGCACGGTTATATCATTACCAAAAACATTATTTGCGCTTTTTCTGCCACGTCTGTATTTTGCCCCGTCAATAACATCATCATGAAGCAAAGTGGCAGTATGAATATACTCTACCACACCACTTAAAACTGTGGCTCTATCTCCGGAGTAACCACACAACTTTGAAGCTAACACCATAAACACAGGCCTTAACCTCTTGCCGCCACTTTCAAATACATAAGAGGCCACTTCATTAACCATCTCAACATCAGAATCAAGGTTTCTAATAAGCTCCTTTTCAACACTTTCCATTTCAGGCATAATCATCTGATAAACATAATTAATATCCATTATATTCTCACACCTCTTGTAAATTTAAATTTTGGGTATTGATAAATATATAAAACTGCCTATAATTTTTAGGCGAATATACATTAAGATTTTTTTTTAGTAAAGGATGTTTATGAATTTTACGAAAGCTGAAGAAAAATTTTTAACTTATCTCAAGATTTTTGACGGACTTAATATTCAGGGGAATAAAAATCTCACTGTTTGTGATATATCATTTAACGATTATTTGACAGCTGGTTATCTTAAAGAAAAAAAGGTTTTCGGTAGAATCTATAATGTGGCTTTTTCCAATATAAAAACTATTGACGGAATAATATCTGTCCCTGTGCAAGGGAATCTTGCTTTTACCATAAATAGGTTGAAATGCGACTTATTGATATCTATGGGCGGAACATACAAATTTCAGCCTTTATACGATGTAATACATTCGCTTCATAGATGTCTAAACCTCGCCGGCAGACTAATACTTGTAGTTTATCCCGATATTTATGACGAATATGGCAAAGATATCTTAAACGGTCTGAGTCAGATATCCCAAAATGCAGTAAAAGAAAAGTTAAACCGCTGGTTTGTGACATTAAAAAATTCATTGAGCAATATATTTGTAGATGTCAAAGAGGAAACTATAATGCAGGAAACTTCTCTTGAGGAGATAAAGGCGATTTTTGGAAATGACAATTACTTTAACCCCCTTTTCAAGGATAACGAATTTTTTGAATCATTTTTTAAACCGATAGAGACCGCAAATAAAAAATACACATTATCTTGGCGGGTAATCAGAGCCTTAAAAATTTAAAACGGAGGGAAAATATGGAATTTATAAACACAAAAAATGCACCTGCTGCAATAGGTCCATATTCTCAAGCTGTTAAGGTAAACAATATGCTTTTTGTTTCAGGTCAAATACCTATAAATCCTCAAACAGGTGAGCTTGTCTTAACAAACATAGAAGATGAAACAAAACTTGTGCTTAACAATCTAAAAAATATTATTGAGCATGCAGGATTCAGCTTAAACGAAGTTGCAAAGGTAACTGTCTTTATTAAAGATATGAATAACTTTGCCAAAATAAATGCTATCTATGAAGAATTTTTTGGCAGCCATAAACCTGCCCGCGCAGTTGTGGAAGTAGCAAGACTCCCCAAAGATGTTGATATCGAGGTTGAGGCTGTTTGCGTTAAAGATTAAATAATTTGAACTTAATAGACAATTCGCGACAACATGTTAAAGTTTAAATATTTGAATATTAAGCCTTTATCATTATTTACTACTTTTCTTACTGTTTACTAATTACATTTTACCAACTATTTTAAACTTACTACTTCCACTTCCTTTTTCTCCGGATTAAAAATAAATTTACCCGCCCTCACTAGCTTATTTAATTCTAAATAATATTCTCCAATTGCAGCTATCACGCCTGGCATTGCCTCTTTATGAAAAATTATCTCACTGTCAACCCCCTCTTTCAGCCTTGATTTTATTTCATCCATACTTTGATAAATGTGGTAAAGGTTTCTTCTAACTTTTTTCTTTTCCTCTATTAGCCTATTAACAACTTTCCTCTTTTCTTCATCCAGTGAGTCCATCCTCTGCTCAATGCTACCCAAAAAATTTAATATTTGTTGCAACGATTTTTCCAAATTATTCTTTTCCTCGGTAAGCTTTGAAAGCCTTGATACGTATTTTGCGGAAGCACCTACTACTATTTTTGTCTTTGTAAATGACGGTGAACCAAGGATATTTGCTTCCAAACCTTTTGTGGCATAGAATACACCGCCGTATATGTTACCAGGCTTACCAAGGCAGGTTATCTTACCGTCTGTGACCACCATGGAATCTCTAATAAGATTTTTAACAGCAATATCTTCATTTGCCACTACATCCGCAAACTGTATAAATGTAGCCTCAACAGACTTACCGGCTCTTACCTTGCACCTTTTAGCGTGGCTACTCCCTATAATCCCTTCCTTGACAATAATATTCCCTTTTGCATGCGCTTCACCTGATATCGTATTGGCAATAATATTTTCACCCGACTTTACGGTAAAACCTGCCTGAAGCTCCCCTGTAATAATAACAGAGCCGGGGAACTCAATATTACCCGTTTTGTAATCAACATTCCCTCTTACAAAATATACGTTTGATACTTCAAGCTCTACCACATTCCCAATAAACTTATACCCCAAAAGGCCGTCAATAGTGCTGTAAAATATATTATTTTTTTTTAGTACATTTTCATTGAGCTTTACTATAATATCCTCGCCGTCTTTTGCCTCTAATATCTCTCCGGTGACTAAAAAGCCTGACTTCCCCTTTGTAGGTGGGTTATAATATGCGACAGGCGAGTCCTTCTTCACAATTCCAAGCTTATTTTTCTTAATATTTTTATAATCTATCCTATCAAGCGACTCTTCGACGAAAAAATCTTCCTGCTGCTCATCCGATTTAAGCAGCACTTCCGCATTATAACCGTTAACAGCAGGCTTACCTTCAGCCACCAAAAATGTAGATTCAATTTTTTTACTCTCTGAATTGACAAGGTGCACAAGGAGGTCAATCTTATCCTCCATAATCCCTTTTTTTACACCATTTTCATTTAAAAGCTCTAAAATATAATCTCTGTCAATTTTTTTGGGCTTTGGAGGGACTAAAATATAAGCCTTCATCTTGTTTTTTGTAATCATTACCTCAAAATCATCTAAAAAAACTTCTTCAAAAAGTTTTCCTGACTTTCCGATATTTGAAGATTTTAGAGAAAATTCAAGGAGATATTTTTTATCCCCCTCACCGTCTGATGAAATAAGCTTATATTCAAGCTCAGAAAAATCCTTATTAAAATATTTTTTAGCCTTTTCAAACCCTTCATTTATGCTTTTAGCATATATTCTGGTCTTTGTAAGCTCTCCCAATTAAGCACTCCCGAATGCATTTAATAATAAATTATAGCACAATAACAAGTAATTTCTCATTGAAGTTTAATTATATATAAATTATAATTTAAAAATCAACACTTAAAAAGAGGTTAGCCTATGTGTAACAAAAATATAGAGAAAAAATACAAAATAATTTTTGAAAATGCCGGAATACCAATCTACACTATCTCAAAAGATGGTAAGATATTAGAAGCTAACAAGGCTGCAGCCGAGCTTTTTGAAACTGACCTTAATAATCTAATCGGCAAAAAAATCGAGGACTTTTATTTCAATATAGATGATAGAAAAGTATTTCTTGAAGCCCTTCAAAAAAATAAAAAGCTCAAAAATTACCATATTAAATTTAAGACGGCAAAAAATAAGATTATCGATGTCCTTGCAAATGTCGAAATGTGGGATGATGAAGACAGTGAAATATTGCACCAAGGCACGTTAGTCAATATTACCGATTTAATAGGGCTTACCAACAAACTAAAAAACCTTGAGCTTATGAAATACAATGCTCAACTAATAAGAAATCTAATCTCTGACATGAAAGATAAACTGACTGAGCTTTTGGTGATAAATGACTTGTTGCAAATGACTCATAATGGCAATGCATATCTCATCAAAAGCGAATCATTGCTTGAAAATATGTCAAAATTGATAGGCAAATATGAAAATCTTTTTCCTGACGATAATATTACAAGGGAGAAGATAGACCTTGCAAATTTTCTTCTTGAGCACAAAAAACTTTTCAAAGAGATTTTCTCTGAAAGCCTCAACATTACCTTAGTATTAAATACTGAAAATGCAACAATAATGAGTGACTATACTCAAATACTTCAAATATTTACAAGTATATTGCAAAACAGTGCCGAAGCGATAATGGCCAAAGGTGAAGAGAAAGGGAAGATAGAAATTATATTGAATGAAAAAGATATCAAAGGTCACACATATTTATCTGACGGCAAATATATAGAAATAATTATCAAAGACAACGGAATAGGTATTAAGGAGGATAATTTACAAAATATATTTTCCGTAGAATATACCGCAAAAGCCGGCAAGGGGAAAGGCCTTAGTCTGCCTGTTATCCTTTCTATCATAAATGCGTTAAACGGGGACATAAAGATTGAAAGTATTTACGGAGTGGGTACTACCGTGACAATACTTCTGCCCGTTTTAAATAACGAAGAAGAAAACGAACATTTTGACGAATTGGAGCTTTTTGATGAGTTAGATAGTAACAAAACCGTTTTTTTTGTGGATGATGATGACATAATAAGAGAAGCATTTGCAGCTAATCTTGAAAAAAGAGGATTTAATCTAATTCAGTCAAACAATCCGCAAGATGCCCTTGAAAAATTAAAAGAGTATTTCCCGTTAATCGATATAGCAGTAATAGATATCAGGATGCCCGGTATGACAGGGGGAAAGCTTTATGAAACTATAAAGGAAAAATATGGGCACTTACCTGTAATTTTTATCTCAGGTTATGAAGATGATGATGAAATTATGAGTATAAAAAGCAATTATACATTTCTAAAAAAACCTTTCTCAACAGATGATTTAGTGGCAGAAATCAATAAAAATCTTAAGGTAGATAACAGATGGATGAAATAATTGAAAATAAAATTCTCGAAATAGTGCTTAATTCAAGTCAAAAAGGGATTTGTATACTTGACACGTATAAAAATGTTATTTTGGCAAATGATCCTGCATTAGACATCTTAGGCTATAATGATAAATCTGAGCTTTTGGGGAAAGACTTTCATTTTCTTGTACATAAAAGCTTGGAAACTGAAGATGAATGTATTGTATGTAAATCTCAAATAGATGGTAAAATCTATAGAAACCTATGCACAAAATATCTAAAAAAAGATGGCAATACCATATTAGCTCAAATTCAGGTTTATCCTTTTAAAATAAACAATGACTCAAAATACTGGACAATGCTTGTATTTGAGGAAATTACAGACAGCAATCTTGCAATATTAAACTTCCCCTTTATCGTGAAAATGATTGAGCAGTCAAAAACAGGCTTTGTAATAACCGACTTAGACGGTAATATTGAGTATATCAATGATGGATATTGTGAAATAACAGGCTATGAAAAGTCTGAATTACTCGGTCAAAATCCACGAATATTAAAAAGTGGTAAGCTAAACAGAGAATTTTACAAAAAGCTGAGGGACACAATTACTTCCGGAAATACATTTGCTGATACGTTAATAAACAAAAAAAAGAATGGAGAGATTTATTATGAAGATGGGATAATATTCCCTTTAAAAGATGATAATAATCAAACTATCAAATATGCAGCAATTAAAATAGATATTACGAAAGAAAAACAGCTTGAAGAAACACTCTTTAAAATGCAAAAACTTGAAACTGTAGGACAGCTTGCCGCAGGGGTAGCCCACGACTTCAATAATATTTTGACAGGGTTTAATGCTTATCTTGAAGTATTACAATACCAAATACAAAATGAAAATAGCTCACATATATTGGACAAATTAAAAGAGTTATCCGATAAAGCTGCCACACTTGTATCTCACCTGCTGGGCTACAGCA
This DNA window, taken from Deferrivibrio essentukiensis, encodes the following:
- a CDS encoding FapA family protein; amino-acid sequence: MGELTKTRIYAKSINEGFEKAKKYFNKDFSELEYKLISSDGEGDKKYLLEFSLKSSNIGKSGKLFEEVFLDDFEVMITKNKMKAYILVPPKPKKIDRDYILELLNENGVKKGIMEDKIDLLVHLVNSESKKIESTFLVAEGKPAVNGYNAEVLLKSDEQQEDFFVEESLDRIDYKNIKKNKLGIVKKDSPVAYYNPPTKGKSGFLVTGEILEAKDGEDIIVKLNENVLKKNNIFYSTIDGLLGYKFIGNVVELEVSNVYFVRGNVDYKTGNIEFPGSVIITGELQAGFTVKSGENIIANTISGEAHAKGNIIVKEGIIGSSHAKRCKVRAGKSVEATFIQFADVVANEDIAVKNLIRDSMVVTDGKITCLGKPGNIYGGVFYATKGLEANILGSPSFTKTKIVVGASAKYVSRLSKLTEEKNNLEKSLQQILNFLGSIEQRMDSLDEEKRKVVNRLIEEKKKVRRNLYHIYQSMDEIKSRLKEGVDSEIIFHKEAMPGVIAAIGEYYLELNKLVRAGKFIFNPEKKEVEVVSLK
- a CDS encoding response regulator, producing MCNKNIEKKYKIIFENAGIPIYTISKDGKILEANKAAAELFETDLNNLIGKKIEDFYFNIDDRKVFLEALQKNKKLKNYHIKFKTAKNKIIDVLANVEMWDDEDSEILHQGTLVNITDLIGLTNKLKNLELMKYNAQLIRNLISDMKDKLTELLVINDLLQMTHNGNAYLIKSESLLENMSKLIGKYENLFPDDNITREKIDLANFLLEHKKLFKEIFSESLNITLVLNTENATIMSDYTQILQIFTSILQNSAEAIMAKGEEKGKIEIILNEKDIKGHTYLSDGKYIEIIIKDNGIGIKEDNLQNIFSVEYTAKAGKGKGLSLPVILSIINALNGDIKIESIYGVGTTVTILLPVLNNEEENEHFDELELFDELDSNKTVFFVDDDDIIREAFAANLEKRGFNLIQSNNPQDALEKLKEYFPLIDIAVIDIRMPGMTGGKLYETIKEKYGHLPVIFISGYEDDDEIMSIKSNYTFLKKPFSTDDLVAEINKNLKVDNRWMK
- a CDS encoding hybrid sensor histidine kinase/response regulator, which gives rise to MDEIIENKILEIVLNSSQKGICILDTYKNVILANDPALDILGYNDKSELLGKDFHFLVHKSLETEDECIVCKSQIDGKIYRNLCTKYLKKDGNTILAQIQVYPFKINNDSKYWTMLVFEEITDSNLAILNFPFIVKMIEQSKTGFVITDLDGNIEYINDGYCEITGYEKSELLGQNPRILKSGKLNREFYKKLRDTITSGNTFADTLINKKKNGEIYYEDGIIFPLKDDNNQTIKYAAIKIDITKEKQLEETLFKMQKLETVGQLAAGVAHDFNNILTGFNAYLEVLQYQIQNENSSHILDKLKELSDKAATLVSHLLGYSRQQIIIPEIQRFSSLINDNLKMIRRVIPENINLTFEILSHDECMINIDKTQFNQIIMNLIINSRDALEVVEKENKTIKITLDNVDGATYSHLSYVKDGNYMKLSVEDNGIGIKKEHLLKVFEPFFTTKDVGKGTGLGLASVYGIVKQNGGYIFADSVEGEYTRIDILWPCAKNEDKAKKQIETTKSPSMHDLAGSESILIAEDEEGLLTLLVNFFESNGYKVFKATNGKEGLEIIKNNKIDAVITDYDMPELNGDKMILEALKINKNLKCIITTGYKIKDEFKRLQSLCEIEFMDKPYRPTQMLKTIRNMLDKK